A genome region from Manihot esculenta cultivar AM560-2 chromosome 5, M.esculenta_v8, whole genome shotgun sequence includes the following:
- the LOC110614824 gene encoding uncharacterized protein LOC110614824 isoform X1, which produces MTSLLSPTRQVDSLCLHSDMEDTRDEYAKQSSSSSPCEMEESFGDPMVLPRVGDEYQAEIPLLIAEYDHLQLIKISRNSDMMVNIHKSFLLGLPIPLMWSQTGVENINGTVELENSESQVTSNNEFPEVKVEPLDTISGYGKILGVHSNIQQTAGNDNMELDSVLLQESETKTDLVERGFCPLPGSLCESWTDVECDSFLLGLYVFGKNLVAVKKFVNSKEMGDILAFYYGKFYRSDGYRRWSECRKLRSRRSIHGQKIFTGWRQQELLSRLLSHVSQECQSVLLELCRTFTEGKISFEEYVFTLKGAVGINMLIEAVGIGKGRHDLTGIAMEPVKPNNTISFRPEIPTGKACSSLTSSDIIKFLTGNFRLSKARSGDLFWEAVWPRLLARGWHSEQPKDDGFSGSKHSLVFLIPGVKKFSRRRLVKGNHYFDSVSDVLNKVALDPGLLELDIEAAKGGQHKEECGWDPPLKQDQDDVSNKQCHRYLQPRTANYNRHVQKFTVVDTSLAHGAERPKVRELRSLPAETVSISTSSSLSTETEEDTSEDSQEEAEKTHTSNPEEDVTERKTCVDSSYVSNSVLNIGTHINPDPSIAAEENHENIKRSLINAKEERKTMKFQFSRKVKSGCSKYLVPIAKQQGPIACDVGRSNWSTKNMSADRKLNKDESHYMSNSPDACEGRILQVGPTQILSSASSLAKDSPDDISEGVGENCPVREASPEKSQSPKLIDLNVPRVSPDFVVESVLTDMVNNDSSSFLSGTGQQPEPFTLCNNGADPQQQSLASNRRQSTRNRPLTTKALEALELGFFSTKKKRKGADISESNLVSRPSRRVRGRTGIKATPKEGPMNKVTDSTTGELLDGFHDNINMINESQTRRRAGTPTEVR; this is translated from the exons ATGACATCTCTGCTTTCTCCTACTAG GCAGGTTGATTCTCTTTGCCTGCATAGTGACATGGAAGATACTCGAGATGAATATGCTAAGCAATCATCTTCTTCATCCCCTTGTGAAATGGAAGAGAGTTTTGGAGATCCAATGGTGCTTCCTCGTGTAGGAGATGAATATCAAGCAGAAATTCCTCTTCTAATTGCAGAATATGATCATTTACAGCTTATAAAGATATCAAGAAATTCAGATATGATGGTAAATATTCACAAGTCTTTTCTACTGGGATTACCCATCCCACTTATGTGGTCACAAACTGGAGTTGAAAACATTAATGGAACGGTAGAATTGGAAAATAGTGAGAGCCAGGTTACTTCTAACAATGAATTTCCAGAAGTTAAAGTTGAACCATTGGACACAATATCAGGCTATGGAAAAATCTTAGGAGTTCATTCAAACATTCAACAGACTGCTGGAAATGATAACATGGAACTGGACTCAGTCCTGCTGCAGGAATCTGAAACTAAAACAGATCTGGTAGAAAGAGGTTTCTGTCCTCTGCCTGGCTCATTGTGTGAATCATGGACAGATGTTGAATGTGATAGTTTTCTTCTTGGCCTGTACGTATTTGGGAAGAATCTTGTTGCTGTGAAGAAGTTTGTCAATAGTAAAGAGATGGGCGATATACTTGCTTTCTATTACGGAAAGTTTTACAGGTCTGATGGATATCGCAGGTGGTCAGAGTGTCGGAAACTAAGAAGTAGGCGAAGTATCCATGGACAAAAGATATTTACAGGGTGGAGGCAACAGGAACTATTATCTCGATTACTTTCTCATGTTTCACAGGAATGTCAGAGTGTGTTGCTCGAG CTATGTAGGACATTTACAGAGGGGAAGATTTCATTTGAAGAATACGTTTTCACCCTAAAAGGTGCAGTTGGCATCAATATGCTCATAGAAGCAGTAGGCATTGGCAAAGGGAGGCATGATCTAACTGGCATTGCCATGGAGCCAGTAAAGCCCAATAATACAATTTCGTTTCGTCCTGAAATACCAACTGGAAAGGCCTGCTCCTCTCTTACATCTTCAGACATTATCAAGTTTCTGACAGGAAATTTTAGGTTAAGTAAAGCCCGATCCGGTGATCTATTCTGGGAAGCTGTTTGGCCCAGGCTTTTAGCAAGAGGATGGCACTCTGAGCAGCCTAAGGATGATGGCTTTTCTGGTTCTAAGCATTCTTTGGTATTTCTCATTCCTGgagttaaaaaattttcaaggaGAAGACTTGTCAAAGGTAACCACTATTTTGATTCTGTTAGTGATGTCTTGAACAAAGTTGCATTAGACCCAGGACTACTTGAGCTTGACATTGAGGCAGCCAAAGGTGGCCAACATAAGGAAGAATGTGGATGGGACCCACCCTTGAAACAGGACCAAGATGATGTGTCAAATAAACAATGCCATCGTTACCTCCAGCCTCGTACCGCTAATTACAATCGCCATGTACAGAAATTTACAGTTGTGGACACCAGTTTGGCTCATGGAGCAGAACGACCTAAGGTGAGAGAGCTTAGAAGTTTACCTGCTGAAACTGTTAGTATATCTACCTCCTCTAGTCTTTCTACTGAAACTGAAGAAGATACGTCAGAAGACTCACAAGAGGAAGCAGAAAAAACTCACACCTCAAATCCAGAGGAGGATGTGACTGAGAGAAAAACTTGCGTCGActcatcatatgtttcaaatagTGTTCTAAATATTGGCACACATATTAACCCTGATCCCAGCATTGCAGCTGAGgaaaatcatgaaaatataaaaaggaGTCTAATTAATGCCAAGGAGGAAAGGAAGACAATGAAGTTTCAATTCAGCCGGAAGGTGAAGTCAGGTTGCTCAAAATATTTGGTTCCTATTGCAAAGCAGCAGGGTCCCATTGCTTGTGACGTTGGACGGTCGAACTGGAGCACTAAAAATATGTCTGCAGACAGGAAGTTAAATAAAGATGAGTCACACTACATGTCAAACTCTCCTGATGCATGTGAGGGCCGGATTCTCCAGGTGGGCCCAACCCAAATTTTGTCATCTGCCAGTTCTTTGGCTAAAGACAGTCCAGATGATATCAGTGAAGGAGTTGGTGAGAATTGCCCAGTTAGAGAAGCATCTCCAGAGAAATCTCAATCCCCCAAGTTAATTGACTTGAATGTCCCCCGTGTATCACCGGATTTTGTGGTTGAATCTGTCCTGACAGACATGGTAAATAATGACAGCTCGTCCTTTCTATCTGGAACAGGCCAGCAACCTGAGCCTTTCACGCTCTGTAACAATGGGGCTGATCCACAGCAGCAATCTTTAGCTAGTAACCGGAGGCAAAGTACAAGGAACCGGCCATTGACCACAAAGGCATTGGAAGCCTTAGAATTAGGATTTTTCAGcacaaagaaaaagagaaaaggtgCAGACATATCTGAAAGTAATTTGGTATCAAGGCCTTCTAGACGAGTTCGCGGAAGGACTGGAATTAAAGCAACTCCCAAGGAAGGTCCTATGAATAAGGTCACGGACTCCACAACAGGAGAGCTTTTGGATGGTTTCCATGATAATATAAACATGATCAATGAGTCACAG
- the LOC110615001 gene encoding wee1-like protein kinase, producing MKRKTLKGSKRKRRESSKMKSTLARHLQVQLGQISVIPLQYQQSSSSTALVSNSSSRFQNLLDSEAFDSQLFSSTENPSIGDVDVDEKDFILSQDFFCTPDYITPVDQNLLNSSDYNKENMLCPESPEKLNTTKTKKLRQDVILANPLSPTLSDQQQILEIGKATFDTDEGNIEKTTVTGTQRCHNYVSQSAVALRCRVMPPPCIKNPYLMDASEVDVDPYGNQRSKCAGFFSAIGCGDGLSRYQTDFHEMQQIGTGNFSRVFKVLKRIDGYLYAVKHSTRQLYQDAEKRKALMEVQALAALGCHENIVGYYSSWFENEQLYIQMELCDCSLSINKSSKSFTENKVLEVLYQIAKALRFIHGRGIAHLDVKPDNIYVKNGVYKLGDFGCATLLNQSLPIEEGDARYMPQEILNENYDHLDKVDIFSLGAAMYELVRGSTLPQSGSQFFNLREGKMPLLPGHSLHFQNLLKVMLDPDPVQRPSAKELLENPIFNKRQRNLSEA from the exons ATGAAGAGGAAAACGCTGAAGGGAAGCAAAAGGAAGAGGAGAGAGAGCAGTAAAATGAAGAGCACATTAGCAAGGCACTTGCAGGTTCAGCTGGGACAAATCTCTGTGATTCCTCTCCAGTACCAGCAATCGTCTTCTTCCACCGCGCTAGTGTCTAATTCATCTTCTCGCTTCCAGAACCTTCTCGATTCTGAAGCGTTCGACTCACAGCTCTTTTCCTCAACGGAAAACCCGAGCATTGGCGATGTCGATGTTGATGAGAAAGACTTCATTCTTAGTCAGGACTTCTTCTG CACTCCAGATTACATAACACCAGTGGATCAAAATTTACTGAACAGCTCCGATTACAACAAG GAGAACATGTTGTGCCCTGAATCCCCAGAGAAGCTAAACACTACTAAAACCAAAAAACTTCGACAGG ATGTTATCTTAGCCAATCCTCTCAGCCCTACCTTGTCTGACCAGCAACAAATTTTGGAGATTGGCAAAGCTACTTTTGATACAGATGAAGGAAATATCGAGAAAACAACTGTAACTGGCACTCAAAGGTGCCATAATTATGTATCACAATCTGCTGTTGCCTTGCGCTGTCGGGTTATGCCCCCTCCTTGCATTAAGAACCCATATTTAATGGATGCCTCAGAAGTAGATGTAGATCCATATGGCAATCAAAGGTCAAAATGTGCAG GTTTTTTCTCTGCAATCGGTTGTGGAGATGGCCTTTCACGCTATCAAACAGATTTTCATGAGATGCAG CAAATTGGCACTGGAAACTTCAGCCGTGTTTTCAAAGTATTAAAGAGAATTGATGGTTACTTGTATGCTGTGAAACATAGCACAAGGCAGTTATATCAAGATGCAGAGAA GAGGAAAGCTTTGATGGAAGTTCAGGCATTGGCAGCTTTAG GATGTCATGAAAATATTGTTGGATATTACTCCTCTTGGTTTGAAAATGAGCAACTCTACATTCAGATGGAGCTCTGTGATTGCAGCTTATCCATAAATAAATCTTCCAAATCATTcacagagaacaaagtgttggAAGTCTTATATCAG ATTGCAAAGGCATTACGTTTTATCCATGGACGAGGAATTGCTCACTTAGATGTAAAACCTGATAATATTTATGTGAAGAATGGTGTTTATAAACTTGGTGATTTTGGATGTGCAACTCTCCTTAATCAGAGCTTGCCAATTGAAGAGGGTGATGCACGTTATATGCCTCAAGAAATCTTGAATGAGAATTATGATCACCTTGACAAAGTTGATATATTTTCCTTGGGGGCTGCTATGTATGAGCTTGTGAGAGGTTCCACTTTGCCACAATCAGGATCTCAGTTTTTCAACCTTAGGGAGGGAAAAATGCCACTTCTTCCTGGCCATTCGTTGCATTTTCAAAACTTACTCAAG GTAATGCTAGATCCAGATCCAGTTCAAAGGCCTTCGGCTAAAGAATTACTTGAAAATCCAATATTTAACAAGCGTCAAAGAAATCTCAGTGAGGCCTAG
- the LOC110615139 gene encoding nuclear transcription factor Y subunit B-5 has protein sequence MVDNIGNNSERSCQKYSFAGASSEDGIIKEQDRLLPIANVGRIMKQILPPSAKISKEAKETMQECVSEFISFVTGEASDKCHKEKRKTVNGDDICWALATLGFDDYAEPLKRYLHRYREQEGERGSHRASNNIEEKDDYRGDQSMKSIASLNFPVNSRRFS, from the coding sequence ATGGTTGATAACATAGGCAATAATTCAGAAAGATCATGCCAAAAGTATAGCTTTGCAGGAGCCAGTAGTGAAGATGGCATCATAAAGGAGCAAGATAGATTGCTTCCAATAGCTAATGTCGGGAGGATCATGAAGCAGATTCTACCTCCGAGTGCGAAAATCTCCAAGGAAGCTAAAGAAACCATGCAAGAATGCGTATCAGAGTTCATAAGTTTCGTCACTGGTGAAGCATCTGATAAATGTCACAAAGAAAAGCGCAAGACAGTAAATGGAGATGATATTTGTTGGGCTCTAGCAACTCTAGGGTTTGATGATTATGCTGAGCCACTCAAGAGGTATTTGCATAGATACAGGGAGCAGGAAGGAGAGAGAGGCAGCCATAGAGCAAGCAACAATATTGAAGAAAAAGACGATTATAGAGGTGATCAGTCGATGAAATCTATTGCTTCATTGAATTTTCCAGTGAATTCCAGGCGATTTTCTTGA
- the LOC110614824 gene encoding uncharacterized protein LOC110614824 isoform X2, translated as MEDTRDEYAKQSSSSSPCEMEESFGDPMVLPRVGDEYQAEIPLLIAEYDHLQLIKISRNSDMMVNIHKSFLLGLPIPLMWSQTGVENINGTVELENSESQVTSNNEFPEVKVEPLDTISGYGKILGVHSNIQQTAGNDNMELDSVLLQESETKTDLVERGFCPLPGSLCESWTDVECDSFLLGLYVFGKNLVAVKKFVNSKEMGDILAFYYGKFYRSDGYRRWSECRKLRSRRSIHGQKIFTGWRQQELLSRLLSHVSQECQSVLLELCRTFTEGKISFEEYVFTLKGAVGINMLIEAVGIGKGRHDLTGIAMEPVKPNNTISFRPEIPTGKACSSLTSSDIIKFLTGNFRLSKARSGDLFWEAVWPRLLARGWHSEQPKDDGFSGSKHSLVFLIPGVKKFSRRRLVKGNHYFDSVSDVLNKVALDPGLLELDIEAAKGGQHKEECGWDPPLKQDQDDVSNKQCHRYLQPRTANYNRHVQKFTVVDTSLAHGAERPKVRELRSLPAETVSISTSSSLSTETEEDTSEDSQEEAEKTHTSNPEEDVTERKTCVDSSYVSNSVLNIGTHINPDPSIAAEENHENIKRSLINAKEERKTMKFQFSRKVKSGCSKYLVPIAKQQGPIACDVGRSNWSTKNMSADRKLNKDESHYMSNSPDACEGRILQVGPTQILSSASSLAKDSPDDISEGVGENCPVREASPEKSQSPKLIDLNVPRVSPDFVVESVLTDMVNNDSSSFLSGTGQQPEPFTLCNNGADPQQQSLASNRRQSTRNRPLTTKALEALELGFFSTKKKRKGADISESNLVSRPSRRVRGRTGIKATPKEGPMNKVTDSTTGELLDGFHDNINMINESQTRRRAGTPTEVR; from the exons ATGGAAGATACTCGAGATGAATATGCTAAGCAATCATCTTCTTCATCCCCTTGTGAAATGGAAGAGAGTTTTGGAGATCCAATGGTGCTTCCTCGTGTAGGAGATGAATATCAAGCAGAAATTCCTCTTCTAATTGCAGAATATGATCATTTACAGCTTATAAAGATATCAAGAAATTCAGATATGATGGTAAATATTCACAAGTCTTTTCTACTGGGATTACCCATCCCACTTATGTGGTCACAAACTGGAGTTGAAAACATTAATGGAACGGTAGAATTGGAAAATAGTGAGAGCCAGGTTACTTCTAACAATGAATTTCCAGAAGTTAAAGTTGAACCATTGGACACAATATCAGGCTATGGAAAAATCTTAGGAGTTCATTCAAACATTCAACAGACTGCTGGAAATGATAACATGGAACTGGACTCAGTCCTGCTGCAGGAATCTGAAACTAAAACAGATCTGGTAGAAAGAGGTTTCTGTCCTCTGCCTGGCTCATTGTGTGAATCATGGACAGATGTTGAATGTGATAGTTTTCTTCTTGGCCTGTACGTATTTGGGAAGAATCTTGTTGCTGTGAAGAAGTTTGTCAATAGTAAAGAGATGGGCGATATACTTGCTTTCTATTACGGAAAGTTTTACAGGTCTGATGGATATCGCAGGTGGTCAGAGTGTCGGAAACTAAGAAGTAGGCGAAGTATCCATGGACAAAAGATATTTACAGGGTGGAGGCAACAGGAACTATTATCTCGATTACTTTCTCATGTTTCACAGGAATGTCAGAGTGTGTTGCTCGAG CTATGTAGGACATTTACAGAGGGGAAGATTTCATTTGAAGAATACGTTTTCACCCTAAAAGGTGCAGTTGGCATCAATATGCTCATAGAAGCAGTAGGCATTGGCAAAGGGAGGCATGATCTAACTGGCATTGCCATGGAGCCAGTAAAGCCCAATAATACAATTTCGTTTCGTCCTGAAATACCAACTGGAAAGGCCTGCTCCTCTCTTACATCTTCAGACATTATCAAGTTTCTGACAGGAAATTTTAGGTTAAGTAAAGCCCGATCCGGTGATCTATTCTGGGAAGCTGTTTGGCCCAGGCTTTTAGCAAGAGGATGGCACTCTGAGCAGCCTAAGGATGATGGCTTTTCTGGTTCTAAGCATTCTTTGGTATTTCTCATTCCTGgagttaaaaaattttcaaggaGAAGACTTGTCAAAGGTAACCACTATTTTGATTCTGTTAGTGATGTCTTGAACAAAGTTGCATTAGACCCAGGACTACTTGAGCTTGACATTGAGGCAGCCAAAGGTGGCCAACATAAGGAAGAATGTGGATGGGACCCACCCTTGAAACAGGACCAAGATGATGTGTCAAATAAACAATGCCATCGTTACCTCCAGCCTCGTACCGCTAATTACAATCGCCATGTACAGAAATTTACAGTTGTGGACACCAGTTTGGCTCATGGAGCAGAACGACCTAAGGTGAGAGAGCTTAGAAGTTTACCTGCTGAAACTGTTAGTATATCTACCTCCTCTAGTCTTTCTACTGAAACTGAAGAAGATACGTCAGAAGACTCACAAGAGGAAGCAGAAAAAACTCACACCTCAAATCCAGAGGAGGATGTGACTGAGAGAAAAACTTGCGTCGActcatcatatgtttcaaatagTGTTCTAAATATTGGCACACATATTAACCCTGATCCCAGCATTGCAGCTGAGgaaaatcatgaaaatataaaaaggaGTCTAATTAATGCCAAGGAGGAAAGGAAGACAATGAAGTTTCAATTCAGCCGGAAGGTGAAGTCAGGTTGCTCAAAATATTTGGTTCCTATTGCAAAGCAGCAGGGTCCCATTGCTTGTGACGTTGGACGGTCGAACTGGAGCACTAAAAATATGTCTGCAGACAGGAAGTTAAATAAAGATGAGTCACACTACATGTCAAACTCTCCTGATGCATGTGAGGGCCGGATTCTCCAGGTGGGCCCAACCCAAATTTTGTCATCTGCCAGTTCTTTGGCTAAAGACAGTCCAGATGATATCAGTGAAGGAGTTGGTGAGAATTGCCCAGTTAGAGAAGCATCTCCAGAGAAATCTCAATCCCCCAAGTTAATTGACTTGAATGTCCCCCGTGTATCACCGGATTTTGTGGTTGAATCTGTCCTGACAGACATGGTAAATAATGACAGCTCGTCCTTTCTATCTGGAACAGGCCAGCAACCTGAGCCTTTCACGCTCTGTAACAATGGGGCTGATCCACAGCAGCAATCTTTAGCTAGTAACCGGAGGCAAAGTACAAGGAACCGGCCATTGACCACAAAGGCATTGGAAGCCTTAGAATTAGGATTTTTCAGcacaaagaaaaagagaaaaggtgCAGACATATCTGAAAGTAATTTGGTATCAAGGCCTTCTAGACGAGTTCGCGGAAGGACTGGAATTAAAGCAACTCCCAAGGAAGGTCCTATGAATAAGGTCACGGACTCCACAACAGGAGAGCTTTTGGATGGTTTCCATGATAATATAAACATGATCAATGAGTCACAG
- the LOC110614792 gene encoding potassium transporter 5 — MSENNIVQSVTIEDSSDQFSKPLSAKKLSSQKLRRNDSLEIESRKFPGSQLHGSKAVSWSVILHLAFQSIGIVYGDIGTSPLYVYSSTFTDGIRHNDDILGVLALILYTITLIPLVKYVLIVLRANDNGDGGTFALYSLICRYAKVGLIPSEQAEDHDVSNFQLELPSKSMRRATKLKSKLENSQFAKFFLLFATMLGTSMVIGDGVLTPCISVLSAVGGIKQATTKMTDDMIVWISVAILICLFMVQRFGTDKVGYTFAPIICVWFTMIGCIGVYNFFKYDPSVIKGLNPKYIVDYFKRNKDKAWISLGGVVLAITGTEALFADVGHFTVRSIQISMCTVTYPALICAYTGQAAFLRKHNDLVPDTFYKSIPDPLYWPMFVVAVLASIIASQAMISGTFSIIQQSLSLGCFPRVKIVHTSTKYEGQVYIPEINYLLMLACVGVTLGFRSTANIGNAYGIAVVFVMTLTSALLVLIMLMIWKTNVLFVIAYVLTIGVVELVYLSSVLYKFDQGGYLPLAFAAVLMTIMFVWNDVYRRKYYYELENKISPDTLKEIAAETNFSRLPGLAMFYSELVQGIPPIFKHYVENVPALHSVLVFVSIKSLPIGKVPAEERFLFRKVEPSELNVFRCVARYGYTDVRNENEPFERMLIEKLKEFIRDDYWLRKANLKNGEDANDEESHDGQFDENRNTKREDLQDVDKQMDMIDKAWRAGVVHLIGENEVVAGKGANIGKRILIDYAFNFLKRNLRQSEKVFDIPQKRMLKVGMTYEL; from the exons ATGTCTGAAAATAATATAGTTCAGAGCGTCACCATTGAAGACAGTTCTGATCAGTTCTCTAAGCCCCTCAGTGCAAAGAAACTTTCCTCCCAAAAATTGCGCCGGAATGACTCTCTGGAAATTGAATCTCGCAAGTTTCCTGGAAGTCAACTCCACGGCTCTAAG GCCGTGAGCTGGTCGGTGATCTTGCACTTGGCATTCCAAAGCATTGGGATTGTATATGGAGATATCGGTACATCACCACTGTATGTGTACTCGAGTACTTTCACCGATGGTATTCGCCACAACGATGATATCTTGGGTGTACTTGCTTTGATTTTGTATACCATCACTCTCATTCCTCTAGTCAAGTACGTCTTAATCGTCTTGCGTGCCAACGATAATGGCGATG GAGGGACGTTTGCTTTGTACTCGCTGATATGCCGATATGCTAAAGTGGGTCTTATCCCAAGCGAACAAGCCGAGGACCACGATGTATCCAATTTCCAGCTAGAGTTGCCTAGCAAGAGCATGCGGAGGGCAACCAAGCTGAAATCTAAGCTGGAAAATAGCCAATTCGCCAAGTTCTTCCTTCTCTTCGCCACCATGCTTGGCACTTCCATGGTCATCGGAGATGGCGTTCTTACTCCTTGCATTTCAG TTTTATCAGCTGTGGGAGGGATCAAGCAAGCCACTACTAAAATGACCGACG ATATGATTGTTTGGATATCAGTAGCTATCTTGATCTGCCTGTTCATGGTCCAAAGGTTCGGGACTGATAAAGTGGGATACACTTTTGCTCCAATAATTTGTGTCTGGTTTACGATGATTGGTTGTATTGGCGTTTACAATTTCTTCAAGTATGACCCTTCCGTTATCAAAGGCTTAAATCCAAAGTACATAGTAGATTATTTCAAGAGGAACAAGGACAAAGCATGGATTTCACTTGGTGGGGTTGTCCTTGCCATAACAG GAACGGAGGCCCTATTTGCAGATGTTGGCCATTTCACAGTTCGATCCATACAAATAAGTATGTGCACTGTGACCTACCCAGCTCTTATATGTGCATACACTGGCCAAGCTGCTTTCCTTAGAAAGCACAATGATCTTGTCCCCGATACCTTTTATAAGTCTATACCAG ACCCTCTCTACTGGCCCATGTTTGTGGTGGCCGTTTTGGCTTCAATCATTGCTAGCCAAGCCATGATTTCTGGGACCTTTTCCATCATCCAGCAATCGCTCTCACTTGGATGCTTCCCTCGTGTGAAAATTGTGCACACATCCACTAAATATGAAGGACAAGTCTATATTCCTGAAATCAATTACCTTCTTATGCTTGCTTGTGTCGGAGTTACTCTTGGTTTTAGAAGTACTGCAAATATCGGCAATGCATATG GGATTGCTGTGGTGTTTGTAATGACTCTCACATCAGCCTTGCTTGTATTGATCATGCTCATGATTTGGAAAACCAACGTTCTTTTTGTAATTGCCTATGTGCTAACCATTGGGGTGGTGGAGCTTGTTTATTTAAGTTCGGTCCTCTACAAATTTGATCAAGGAGGATATTTACCGTTAGCCTTTGCTGCAGTTCTGATGACTATAATGTTTGTCTGGAATGATGTGTACCGAAGAAAATACTATTATGAGCTCGAAAACAAGATTTCTCCAGATACGCTAAAGGAGATTGCTGCTGAGACCAATTTCAGTAGACTTCCTGGACTTGCCATGTTCTACTCTGAGCTTGTTCAGGGCATCCCTCCCATCTTCAAGCATTATGTGGAAAATGTGCCTGCACTTCACTCGGTACTTGTTTTTGTCTCCATTAAATCACTTCCCATTGGAAAGGTTCCGGCAGAAGAACGATTCCTTTTCCGCAAGGTAGAACCATCGGAGCTCAACGTGTTCCGTTGTGTAGCACGATATGGATACACGGATGTTCGCAATGAGAATGAGCCATTTGAGAGAATGTTGATTGAAAAATTGAAGGAGTTTATCAGAGATGATTACTGGTTAAGAAAAGCAAATCTGAAAAATGGTGAGGATGCCAATGATGAAGAATCACATGATGGACAATTTGACGAAAATAGAAACACAAAGCGAGAAGATTTACAGGACGTAGATAAGCAAATGGATATGATCGACAAAGCATGGCGTGCTGGAGTTGTTCACTTGATCGGAGAGAACGAGGTGGTTGCAGGCAAAGGAGCAAATATTGGGAAAAGAATTTTGATAGATTATGCATTCAATTTCTTGAAAAGAAACTTGAGACAAAGTGAGAAAGTGTTTGATATTCCTCAGAAACGCATGCTTAAAGTGGGTATGACTTATGAGCTTTAG